A genome region from Deltaproteobacteria bacterium includes the following:
- a CDS encoding TIGR00153 family protein has translation MRSIAGIFGRSPFKLLEQHMEKVKDVLDEVPPLFDALYESDFDRVKKHSENILKLEHEADKLKNDIRGQIPNSIFMPVDRRDFLNLLSAQDDIADAVEDLSIVLRLKNVTVPENIRPNFMELAGHVMDISSMANNIVQELDNLMEVSFGGPEADSVMAMINELSTMEWKADKLQFKLAREIFQMEETLSKGDFFVLLELGRKLGGLADKSEKVGKILRMFITG, from the coding sequence AAGGTTAAGGATGTGCTTGATGAAGTCCCGCCCCTTTTCGATGCCCTTTATGAATCTGACTTTGACCGGGTCAAGAAGCATTCTGAAAACATTCTCAAGCTCGAACATGAGGCCGATAAATTAAAAAACGACATTCGCGGCCAAATTCCAAACAGTATTTTCATGCCCGTCGACAGAAGGGACTTTCTTAACCTGTTAAGCGCCCAGGATGATATTGCAGATGCTGTTGAAGACCTGTCAATTGTGCTTCGACTTAAAAATGTTACCGTACCTGAAAATATCAGGCCCAATTTTATGGAGTTGGCCGGCCACGTTATGGATATCAGCAGTATGGCTAACAATATTGTACAGGAACTGGACAATCTGATGGAGGTTTCTTTTGGTGGCCCTGAAGCTGACTCTGTAATGGCTATGATTAATGAACTTTCTACAATGGAGTGGAAAGCGGATAAGCTCCAGTTCAAACTTGCCCGGGAAATTTTCCAGATGGAAGAGACTCTTTCCAAAGGTGATTTCTTTGTGCTTCTCGAGTTAGGCCGTAAACTTGGCGGTCTGGCTGATAAGTCGGAAAAGGTTGGGAAAATACTTCGAATGTTTATAACGGGTTGA